The Eubacteriales bacterium genome window below encodes:
- the rplN gene encoding 50S ribosomal protein L14: MIQPQTRLKVADNSGAKVIQCIRIMGGSVRKSANIGDVIIASVKTATPGGTVKKKDVVRAVVVRSVKGISRKDGSYIRFDENAAVIIDNQKQPKGTRIFGPVARELREKDYMKIVSLAPEVL, from the coding sequence ATGATTCAACCGCAAACGCGCCTTAAAGTAGCTGATAATTCAGGCGCAAAGGTTATACAATGCATTAGAATAATGGGTGGATCTGTAAGAAAATCTGCCAATATCGGCGATGTAATTATAGCATCGGTTAAAACCGCAACGCCTGGCGGTACCGTTAAGAAAAAAGACGTTGTACGTGCTGTTGTTGTCAGGTCTGTTAAAGGCATCAGCAGAAAAGATGGTTCGTATATACGTTTTGACGAAAACGCTGCAGTTATCATAGATAACCAGAAACAGCCAAAGGGAACGCGTATCTTTGGACCAGTTGCTCGCGAGCTTCGTGAGAAAGACTATATGAAGATAGTTTCT